The proteins below come from a single uncultured Dethiosulfovibrio sp. genomic window:
- the ybeY gene encoding rRNA maturation RNase YbeY encodes MKLEIAISSDEGEPRPSFVLNEDVLVPWVSVMLDEVWPNWKERSSVSVSVAAIGEDEMKDLNRTYRNCDAPTDVLSFPNWEEDGRFSPPDWSDVPLGDVVVCPSVVERNAYEHGVSFDSEMALMVFHSVLHLVGYDHDREDREREMWSIQERFRDLLLANLKPALPTGQEG; translated from the coding sequence ATGAAACTGGAGATCGCTATATCCAGTGACGAAGGTGAACCTCGACCGTCTTTTGTGCTAAACGAGGATGTATTGGTCCCATGGGTGTCCGTAATGTTGGACGAGGTGTGGCCCAATTGGAAGGAAAGAAGCTCGGTGTCGGTTTCCGTCGCGGCTATAGGGGAGGATGAGATGAAAGATCTCAACAGAACCTATCGCAACTGTGACGCTCCTACCGATGTACTTTCCTTCCCTAACTGGGAGGAGGATGGACGGTTTTCTCCTCCTGACTGGTCCGATGTACCTCTAGGGGATGTCGTCGTATGCCCATCGGTGGTAGAGAGAAACGCCTACGAACATGGCGTATCCTTTGATTCTGAAATGGCCCTTATGGTTTTCCACAGTGTCCTTCATCTGGTTGGATACGACCACGATAGAGAGGACAGGGAGAGGGAGATGTGGTCAATTCAGGAGCGTTTCAGGGATCTCCTTTTGGCGAATTTGAAGCCAGCTCTCCCTACAGGACAGGAGGGTTGA
- a CDS encoding hemolysin family protein yields MSTVMDNLLLVIALLVVSALFSGSETAITASSRAKLMSLSDQNTSFRSVLTWLLKDRQKALTTILIANNLVNIAASSLATTLAMVVFDRHGVFLAVTVMTLLIVIFGEILPKSFALVRSEKTLFITLHMIRTVNFLLTPFVWIIGGIVSFIGRISHVDLSLQSSFVTREEIEQVVTIGEASGALEEAERRMIHGIISFEDTRVSEVMVPRIDMNVVDSETTVGELEPILDDYGHSRIPIYQDSLDNIVGILYIKDLIGRLYSRDTDVKVFDLKRDALFVPETMKVPDLFNIMKSRRVHMAIVVDEYGGTAGIITLEDLLEEIVGEIQDEYDHELPLIEKVDENTYRVQGNMDLEDLSEALKFPFESADVESVGGFVTDLSGDFPVAGSVLTYGQWEFTVLDVTDHRVVEIELRKITGEGEFCDD; encoded by the coding sequence TTGAGTACTGTTATGGACAATCTGTTGCTGGTGATAGCTCTTTTGGTCGTTTCCGCCCTTTTTAGCGGCAGTGAAACCGCTATAACCGCCAGTAGCAGGGCAAAGTTAATGTCTTTGAGCGATCAGAATACCTCATTCCGGAGCGTCTTGACTTGGTTGCTCAAAGATCGTCAAAAAGCTTTGACCACTATCCTGATAGCCAATAACCTGGTCAATATAGCGGCGAGTTCCCTGGCTACCACCTTGGCGATGGTGGTGTTCGATCGCCATGGTGTATTTCTCGCTGTCACGGTCATGACCTTGCTTATAGTGATCTTCGGTGAAATTCTCCCAAAGAGTTTTGCTCTTGTGAGAAGCGAAAAAACCCTTTTTATAACCCTGCACATGATAAGGACAGTTAACTTCCTTCTGACTCCATTTGTATGGATTATCGGAGGGATTGTCTCGTTTATCGGTCGTATTTCCCACGTTGACCTGTCTCTCCAGTCCTCTTTTGTAACTAGAGAGGAGATCGAACAGGTGGTGACCATCGGTGAGGCCTCTGGAGCTTTAGAGGAGGCGGAGCGTCGTATGATCCACGGGATAATCTCCTTTGAGGACACCAGGGTGTCGGAAGTTATGGTCCCTAGGATAGATATGAACGTCGTCGACAGCGAGACTACCGTAGGTGAACTAGAGCCTATTCTAGACGATTATGGACACTCCCGTATTCCTATTTATCAGGATAGCCTTGATAACATCGTAGGCATACTTTACATAAAAGATCTGATAGGTCGCCTTTACTCCAGAGATACGGACGTGAAGGTCTTTGACCTCAAAAGGGACGCTCTTTTTGTTCCGGAGACCATGAAGGTGCCCGACCTTTTCAACATAATGAAAAGCAGAAGGGTCCATATGGCCATAGTGGTGGACGAGTATGGTGGGACTGCAGGGATCATAACCCTTGAGGACCTTCTGGAGGAAATAGTCGGAGAAATTCAGGATGAATACGATCACGAGCTTCCTTTGATAGAAAAAGTAGATGAGAATACGTACAGGGTTCAGGGAAATATGGACTTGGAGGATCTCAGCGAGGCTCTTAAATTTCCCTTTGAGTCGGCGGATGTAGAGTCTGTTGGGGGGTTTGTGACGGACCTGTCGGGAGATTTTCCCGTCGCTGGAAGCGTGTTGACCTACGGCCAATGGGAGTTTACCGTTTTAGATGTGACGGATCACAGAGTTGTCGAGATTGAGCTTAGAAAAATAACCGGAGAAGGGGAATTTTGTGATGATTGA